The Bacteroidota bacterium genomic interval CGCAGGTGGGCAACACGTGAACAAAACCGAATCCGCTGTGCGTTTGGTACACATTCCGACGGGAATCGAAGTCCAAAACCAGGATGAAAAGTCGCAGATCAAGAACAAGGAGAAAGCGATGAAAATCCTGTTTGCCCGTATCTACGACATGGAATTGCAAAAGAAGCTCGAAGTGCAATCCAAACTGCGGAAAACCTACGTTTCGACCGGTGACCGCAGTGCGAAGATTCGCACCTACAATTATCCGCAGGGCCGTGTGACCGACCACCGCATCAACCTGACGCTCTACAACTTGAGCGCCATCATGGGCGGGGAAATCGATGATCTGATCGGCGCGCTGCGCATGGCCGACAACGCGGAGAAGATGAAAACGGGACTGGCTTAAACAGTGTGAGAGAGGGAGTGTGAGAGCGAGTGTTGAGAGGGAGGTTGTAGCGAAGGCGGCGCTCACATCTTGTTTTGGGTAGCGCCGCCTTCGCGTATTCAGCGCGTCGTTGGCGCTACCCAAAATGCGGTGTGAGCGCCAAAAACGCTGTACTTTGAGTTCAAGATCGGAGTTCGCGGAGAATTAGCCGATTCAATCCCCCCTTCAAAGCGTCCGTTGGATGTACGCTGCGGTCTCCATCATCGCTGCCACGCCCATGTGCACGACGATGCCGCCCCAGATGGAGCGGGTATAGTAGGCCACGACGCCCAAAATATAGCCACCGAAGACCGATGCAACGGCCTCGCCCGCAGGTTTGCCAAAGTGCAGAAAACAATACATCGCCGCCATGGGCAACACCGCCCTTGGACCCAACCACCGGATGAATCCAATCACCAAGAATCCCCTGAAAACCAATTCGACAAGGGCAAAATCAGAGAGATAGACAAATTCAAAAACGGCACCGGTCAGCCAAGGCGAGACACCCACTTTGGCTTCGGCCGGACCCGCAAAATACTGCGGATAAACCTTGAGGAAATCGGGCTGATAAGACGCAATGGTGATCAAAGGCAGCATGATCAGCAACATCAAAAAATACGGCGCCAAGCCCTTGGGCTTTGTAAAAAGGCCGTAAAATTGGTTGTAGCGGTCGTGATCATTTTCATACAGCGCCGGCACAACCTTCGGTTTACGGTCCACCAAAAACCAAAAGAGCAGCAAGGGTGCCAACATGAAAACAAAGCGCTTCAGGTTCCACAAAACCAGCAATCCCCAACGAAACAATTCCTTCGGAAACAGTTCGCGGGCAAGGTTTTTGTGCCAAGGAAACCATGCCGTGATCGAAACCATCAGCAAGGCTAACAAGAGCATGGCCCAAAACCCTGGCTTCTTCAGTCCGGGGGCAGGTTTCTGGAAAATCGCCTGCAAACCTACCACCACCAAATAGGGAAAGGCCATAAACGAGGTCCAGCGCACCAATTTCACCCATCCGTCGGGCTGCGTATAGATCCACTTATTGGTCAGATGCAGGGTATAGTTGAGTGTCAAGCAAATGCCGAGCACCAAAAACGTCAGCAAATAGGTCCACAGGTGGAAATCCTCCTTCAAAAACATCCGGAGCGAAGAAACAATTTTGCGCATGATCGGCGAGTGATTGAGCTTGCAAAGATGGAAAAATTCGGAGAATTGCCGATTCTCAAGCCCAAATCTCGGTGCCTTCGGAGCAATTGGTACAGATATCGATCGATTTGCGTGATTGCACGAGGCGTCCACGGAAGTCCTTGTAGGCCGGACTGCGCCAGATCGTGTGAAAATCCATTTCGGGCAGCTTACCCATCTCGTATTGGGCGTCTTTGTCAAAGCAGCAGGGCAAAACGCGTCCATCCCAGGTGATTTCAGCGCCCATCCAGAGTTTCCAGCATTGGTTTTTGAGTTTGTTTTTCAGGACAAACTTGCCGTCGGCGCCTTTTTTGTAGCGGGAATAACGCTCATTCTTCGGAATCAGGGGATGGCCACCTTCGAAGTCATAAATCTGCGCGGTTTTGAAGACAACTTTGTCCACGCCAAGTTCCTTGCCGAGGGATTCAATTTCCGGAATTTCGTGTTCGTTGGCGGCAGTGACGAGGAATTGCAAAATGATGTAGGGCGTCTTCGAATGCATTTTTTCGCGCCATTCGACCAATTTGCGGGTGCCTTCCTTGACCTTTTGGAGGTTGCCGCCAACGCGGTATTGTTGGTAGGTTTCCTGCGTGGCGCCGTCGATGGATACGACCACTTCGTGAATGCCGCTTTCAATGGTCGCCTTCGCGTTTTGGTCGGTGAGGTAATGGGCGTTCGTGCTCGTGCCCACGTAGATGTTGCGTTGCGCCGCGTAGGCGGCCATGGGCAGGAAATTCGGATTCAAATACGGTTCGCCTTGAAAATACATCAACATGTAGACCAAGTCCTTGTGCAGCGCATCCGCCATCACCTTGAAAGATTCCAAGTCGAGCATTCCGGTGGGCCGTGTAAAGGACCGCAACCCCGAGGGGCATTCCGGACAACGCAGATTGCAGCTTGTGGTGGGTTCTACCCCGATTTTCGCTGGATTGCCCCAATGAATGGGCTTGCGCAGCAAACGCGCCCACTGAAATGACCAATACAACAAGAAAAAATTCCAAGCCTTTCGCAGGGTCAATGTCCGCAGTAAAATCAGGACCCTTTTCATTCAATTGACAATTGCTGTGCGCTTGGAGATACAAAGGAGGCCAATCGGCGGATGGACAATTGAAAATGTTTCAAGTGAATTCCCTGTAAAAGTCGCGAACCTGTTCGTCAGTACCGATGACAAACAGCTTTTCATTGTTGTTGATGGGGAGATTGCCATTCGGATTCATGTGAAAATCACCTTTCCCATCTTGAAGACCGAGCACCAAGACTCCGGTGCGTGACCGGATGTTGAGTTCAACCAAGGTCTTGCCGACAAGCTGCGGCTTGCCCGTGCAGTCGATCATCTCCAGGTTGAGGTGGAACTGTCCCCTGCCGGTCACGAGATCCACAAAATCCATCAAAGCGGGCTTCGTGAGTACTTTTGCCATTTGCCGGCCACCGAGCACGTTGGGGAGGATCACTTTGTTTGCCCCGGCAATCTCCAGCTTCTTGATCGTGCTTTCATTGCTTGCGCGGGCCACAATCGGCAAAGTAGCATTCAACTGCCGAATGCCCAGGGTCACAAACACATTGGCTGCATCATCGGCCAAGGCACAGATGGCACCTTTTGCGACATGGATATTGGCCTGACGCAAAACGTCCTCGTCGGTAGCATCCCCTTTCAGGATCAAGGCATCGGGAAAGTCTTGCAAAAATTGGTCGATGACCTCCTGATGCATTTCCAAGCCAATGAACGGCGCCTTCTCAGCCATGAGTTCGATGGCCGCCTGCCGGCCGTTCCGCCCGAGCCCGCAGATGATGATGTGGTCGTGCATCTTACTGATTTCCTTTGTCACGCGGTATCCCTTGATCAAATTCCTGATTTCGCCCTCAACCATAAAAGAGGTGATGGTTGAAACCGTATAGGTGAAAAATCCGATGGTAAAAATAATCAAAAAGATCACAAAGAGCTTCCCATCGTTGCTGAAGCCTTCTCCGCCGAGCACTTCAAAGCCGACGGTGCTCATCGTGATCACGGTCATGTAGGCGGAATCGAGATAGGAATAACCTTCGATCCAATGAAAACCCAAAATCCCGAAGACGAGGGTGAAAAACAATAGAATCACCGCTCCCAGGAACCGCCTTGCTACTTTGCTTCTGAGCATAGGCGAACAATTTAGGAAGATTTTGGGATTGGAAGAGGTTTGATTAACTTCAACCCTGATTTGGAAGGTTTACTTTTATGAAGAATACAGTTTTTGCCCTCATTTTGATGCTTGCAGCGTTCCAGCTATCCGCCCAGGTGGGTTTCAACCTGGGTTTCATGGGCGGACCGCAATACACGATGATGCTCAACAATCAGCCACTCGAGGCTGGTGGCAAAGGATTCAAGTATGTGCCCACTTTTGGCAGGACAGGTACCTTCAAAATCGGGTACAACTTTGTTCCGCCAATTGGCTTGCATGTCGGGGTCACCTACTCCGAGCAGGGACAAGACTATACCACGGTGGATTCCGTCGGATTTGAGACAAGAACCTCTCGCCGTGCGACGTATATCAAGGTGCCAATCCTCTTGCACTTGAGCAGCGCCCCCGGTCCGGTGATGTTTGTGATGGAAATCGGACCACAATTCGGGCTTTGAGGGATGCGTCCATATCCGTCGCGGGTATTCCACAAACGTATACCTTCCCGACGACCCTGCTGTGGAAAGCCAATGACCTGGAATTTGCCTGGGCACTGGGAGCTGAATTTTGCGTGACCAAAGGCGTTCACTTTGTGTTGCAACACCGCGGTGACTACGGCATTTTTGACTTTGAGAACAAGGACGTTTCCAACAATGGGGTTCCGTTTTATGCTGCAGAGCGCAAAAAAGCCAACAACATGGCCTTGAGCATTGTCGGCGGGATGAACTTCATTATCAAGGGTGCACATTCCAAAACGACGCGGCACTACAAAGGCCGTACCTGGCGGAACAACTGGCGATGAGAAATATTTTTCTAAAAATTTGCCTAGAATAAAAAAATCACCCTACCTTTGTCGTCCACAATTGGGGGATTAGCTCAGCTGGCTAGAGCGCTTGCATGGCATGCAAGAGGTCATCGGTTCGACTCCGATATTCTCCACTCCCCAAGAAAGCAGCTTTTTTGTTGATTATAATTAAAAACTTTTGCGACCAGTTCCACTTTTCCTTTTCCGATTTTGGTGTAAAGCTAACGAACGCATTCGGTTGCTTTTTGAATCCTACCTTTGGCATTCCCATTTCCCTGGCATTTGACATTTCTATGGTTGGGAATCGTGGAATCATTTCAACGTACTTTTACAAACGGATAAGAAATATTCGAAGTGGTCTTGAACGCTACGAATTGTGATCTCACTTGGGACAGAGGAGAAGGGTGGCTGTTTGTATTTGACAGGGTTCAAAAAGTAAAGACAACATCTTGAAACAATCTTACGAGTAACGATTTCAGGAATGTCCTGCTTCGAGAAGCACGACCGAATTCAAGGGCGGGTGTTCAGACCTGTGTAATCTTGGAGCAACGCGAATTTTGAAAATAGGGAATTCCCGATCTCAGAATCGTCGAACATCCCTATTCTCCCTTTTGTTCACTCCTCGTTTCCTTGTGGTATGCGCCCAAACCCATGCCCCATTACAGGGGTGGTGGCAATTCTATTTCAAACACAAGACGGAATCCAATTGGATTGTAGAAGCAGATGCCGGATACCGCGTACAATCAGCGCATTTGGAACCCGGTACAGCATTGGCAAGGGTCGGATTTGGAAGGCAATTCAAGGACTTTTCGTTGATTGCGGGGGCAGCATGGTTTGAATCTTGGCCCCTGTCGGGTAGCGGTCAGGAATCCGGCGAATTTCGCTTGTTCCAGAAATTGATTTTGCCACAAAAGCTTGGTCCGGTGAGCCTCAGCCATATTTACCGCGCCGAGGAGCGGTGGCTGCAACAACCCCTTCGAAGTCAATACCAGTTGCAACTCAGGTTGCGGTATCAGCTGCAGGCCATTTATAACTTCAAAAACTTCGCCCTCCTTGGTGCGAAACCCTATCTCAATGGACATGCCGAGATGTTTGCCGTACCCAACAAGCAGGTCTTCAGCCAATTCCGCCTTTTTGGAG includes:
- a CDS encoding CPBP family intramembrane metalloprotease gives rise to the protein MRKIVSSLRMFLKEDFHLWTYLLTFLVLGICLTLNYTLHLTNKWIYTQPDGWVKLVRWTSFMAFPYLVVVGLQAIFQKPAPGLKKPGFWAMLLLALLMVSITAWFPWHKNLARELFPKELFRWGLLVLWNLKRFVFMLAPLLLFWFLVDRKPKVVPALYENDHDRYNQFYGLFTKPKGLAPYFLMLLIMLPLITIASYQPDFLKVYPQYFAGPAEAKVGVSPWLTGAVFEFVYLSDFALVELVFRGFLVIGFIRWLGPRAVLPMAAMYCFLHFGKPAGEAVASVFGGYILGVVAYYTRSIWGGIVVHMGVAAMMETAAYIQRTL
- a CDS encoding SPASM domain-containing protein, with product MKRVLILLRTLTLRKAWNFFLLYWSFQWARLLRKPIHWGNPAKIGVEPTTSCNLRCPECPSGLRSFTRPTGMLDLESFKVMADALHKDLVYMLMYFQGEPYLNPNFLPMAAYAAQRNIYVGTSTNAHYLTDQNAKATIESGIHEVVVSIDGATQETYQQYRVGGNLQKVKEGTRKLVEWREKMHSKTPYIILQFLVTAANEHEIPEIESLGKELGVDKVVFKTAQIYDFEGGHPLIPKNERYSRYKKGADGKFVLKNKLKNQCWKLWMGAEITWDGRVLPCCFDKDAQYEMGKLPEMDFHTIWRSPAYKDFRGRLVQSRKSIDICTNCSEGTEIWA
- a CDS encoding potassium channel protein, with the translated sequence MLRSKVARRFLGAVILLFFTLVFGILGFHWIEGYSYLDSAYMTVITMSTVGFEVLGGEGFSNDGKLFVIFLIIFTIGFFTYTVSTITSFMVEGEIRNLIKGYRVTKEISKMHDHIIICGLGRNGRQAAIELMAEKAPFIGLEMHQEVIDQFLQDFPDALILKGDATDEDVLRQANIHVAKGAICALADDAANVFVTLGIRQLNATLPIVARASNESTIKKLEIAGANKVILPNVLGGRQMAKVLTKPALMDFVDLVTGRGQFHLNLEMIDCTGKPQLVGKTLVELNIRSRTGVLVLGLQDGKGDFHMNPNGNLPINNNEKLFVIGTDEQVRDFYREFT
- a CDS encoding outer membrane beta-barrel protein, which translates into the protein MKNTVFALILMLAAFQLSAQVGFNLGFMGGPQYTMMLNNQPLEAGGKGFKYVPTFGRTGTFKIGYNFVPPIGLHVGVTYSEQGQDYTTVDSVGFETRTSRRATYIKVPILLHLSSAPGPVMFVMEIGPQFGL
- a CDS encoding DUF2490 domain-containing protein, whose translation is MVCAQTHAPLQGWWQFYFKHKTESNWIVEADAGYRVQSAHLEPGTALARVGFGRQFKDFSLIAGAAWFESWPLSGSGQESGEFRLFQKLILPQKLGPVSLSHIYRAEERWLQQPLRSQYQLQLRLRYQLQAIYNFKNFALLGAKPYLNGHAEMFAVPNKQVFSQFRLFGGTGLNWKDRWRFELDYLAIWLPAKTTGNPIPGHALRMNLLLNL